A genome region from Brassica oleracea var. oleracea cultivar TO1000 chromosome C2, BOL, whole genome shotgun sequence includes the following:
- the LOC106324009 gene encoding uncharacterized protein LOC106324009 — MFFVKTSQRSVDALKDILIKYETASGQTISPLKSSITFSKKTPMEVKIRVQASLGITKEGGVGRYLGLPEHFGRRKKDLFTSIVDSIRQRAASWSSKKLSSARKLVMLKSVLSVKPTYAMTCFKLPLSLIKRIQSALTRFWWDANPDERKMCWVAFSELAKSKGEGGLGLRDIEMFNVALLAKQSWRIATNPECLLSRVLLGKYCNHQPFFSVSASSSISHGWRSILWGRDLLLANTGKAIGDGRDTSLWEEPWLSSETPTRPMGPPTAETKHWWVSDLISRESGEWNKALIERTLPHAVKEILSIKPSKLGKPDALVWLPTKDGAYSTKTGYYTGLSMKETTHLRPAPPQPCNWNADIWRGLFSPKLRVFLWKIVKGALPLGENLEKRSILTTSKCIHCGLRETASHLFLHCRFATRVWAMAPLLHPELITSTPDFETALKNSKKITNLPPSGLAYGPLFPWICWTLWTSRNQLIFENRAVTPEETLTRAIKLAREWHEAQCQAQSQTTTTPPLNVVHPIEITSRNNSGGTNVCTDAAWKEESNRAGLGWIFTDHAGDTITSESRSETFVPSPLMAESLAIREALLHARQMGISTLTVKSDAQTLVRAINDRKPLKEMFGIFHDILKLSLEFHVISFVFIPRSDNIAADALAKGTLLASDITLLSV; from the coding sequence ATGTTCTTCGTTAAGACATCGCAGCGAAGTGTGGACGCGCTAAAGGACATCCTGATCAAATATGAGACAGCATCAGGCCAAACGATAAGCCCCTTGAAATCTTCCATCACATTCTCGAAGAAGACTCCCATGGAGGTGAAGATCAGAGTACAAGCTAGCTTGGGAATCACAAAGGAAGGAGGCGTGGGCAGGTATTTAGGCCTGCCTGAACACTTCGGGAGGCGAAAGAAAGACCTCTTTACTTCAATTGTGGACAGCATTCGACAAAGAGCCGCGAGTTGGAGCTCCAAGAAGTTATCTAGTGCTAGAAAACTAGTCATGCTCAAGTCGGTGTTATCAGTCAAACCAACATATGCCATGACCTGTTTCAAACTCCCTCTCAGTCTCATCAAGCGAATCCAATCAGCGCTAACAAGATTCTGGTGGGATGCTAATCCCGATGAGCGGAAAATGTGTTGGGTTGCTTTCTCGGAGCTGGCTAAATCAAAGGGAGAAGGGGGACTAGGCCTCCGCGATATAGAGATGTTTAATGTGGCTTTACTAGCAAAACAAAGCTGGAGAATTGCCACAAACCCTGAGTGCCTGCTCTCAAGGGTCTTACTTGGGAAATACTGCAATCATCAACCATTCTTCAGTGTCTCAGCTTCATCCTCAATATCACACGGTTGGCGAAGCATCCTCTGGGGTAGAGACCTCCTCCTAGCAAATACTGGGAAAGCGATCGGGGATGGCAGAGACACTTCGTTATGGGAGGAACCGTGGCTCTCTTCAGAAACGCCAACCCGTCCAATGGGACCGCCAACGGCTGAGACTAAGCATTGGTGGGTCTCAGATCTTATTAGTAGGGAGTCGGGAGAGTGGAACAAAGCGTTAATAGAGCGCACCTTGCCTCATGCTGTCAAGGAGATCCTCAGCATAAAACCAAGCAAATTAGGCAAGCCTGATGCTCTGGTATGGCTTCCAACAAAAGATGGGGCATACAGCACGAAAACCGGTTACTACACCGGCCTATCAATGAAGGAGACAACCCACTTGCGGCCTGCACCACCACAACCTTGCAATTGGAACGCCGATATCTGGAGGGGATTATTTTCACCAAAACTAAGAGTTTTCCTATGGAAAATTGTTAAGGGAGCGTTGCCACTGGGAGAGAACTTAGAAAAGAGAAGTATTCTAACCACCTCTAAGTGTATTCACTGTGGACTGCGAGAGACAGCATCACATCTGTTCCTACATTGTCGGTTTGCAACAAGAGTTTGGGCGATGGCACCACTGCTACATCCGGAACTCATCACCTCTACACCAGACTTTGAAACGGCCCTCAAAAACTCAAAGAAGATCACTAATCTCCCACCGTCAGGATTGGCGTATGGCCCTCTATTTCCTTGGATTTGTTGGACCCTCTGGACTTCAAGAAATCAGCTAATCTTTGAAAACAGAGCAGTCACTCCGGAGGAAACACTGACACGAGCAATAAAACTAGCGCGGGAATGGCATGAAGCTCAATGTCAGGCACAATCGCAGACTACAACTACTCCTCCACTGAATGTAGTCCACCCTATCGAGATCACTTCTCGGAACAACTCTGGTGGAACTAACGTTTGCACGGATGCGGCGTGGAAAGAAGAATCAAATAGAGCAGGCCTTGGCTGGATCTTCACAGACCATGCAGGCGATACCATTACGTCGGAAAGTAGATCGGAAACTTTTGTTCCTTCCCCCCTCATGGCTGAGAGCCTGGCCATTCGCGAAGCTTTGCTTCATGCGCGCCAAATGGGCATCTCCACCTTGACAGTGAAATCGGACGCTCAGACTCTAGTCAGAGCTATCAACGACAGGAAACCTCTTAAAGAAATGTTTGGAATATTTCATGATATTCTCAAATTGTCTCTAGAGTTCCATGTGATCTCCTTTGTTTTTATTCCTCGCTCAGACAACATAGCTGCTGATGCCCTTGCTAAGGGGACTCTACTTGCTTCTGATATTACTCTGCTATCTGTGTAA